A genomic window from Chlorobium phaeobacteroides DSM 266 includes:
- a CDS encoding ABC transporter ATP-binding protein translates to MIVVNNIVKRYKTRTGYNTVLDGISFSVEKGEKIGILGRNGAGKSTLIRLLGGIEHPDSGTIERRMNVSWPLAAKGGFQGSLTGADNLRFICRIYGVDYADKMKFVEEFAELGQYMHEPLKTYSAGMRGRLAFALSMAIEFDCYLIDEAMSAGDARFRDKCRYELLEKRGDRSIILVSHEPKQMRQFCTVFYVLLDGKIIRFDDGDKAYGFYKKNFN, encoded by the coding sequence ATGATCGTTGTCAATAATATTGTCAAACGTTATAAAACAAGGACCGGCTACAACACCGTACTCGATGGCATTTCGTTTTCCGTTGAGAAAGGCGAGAAAATAGGAATACTTGGCAGAAACGGAGCAGGGAAGTCAACGTTGATCCGTCTTCTGGGCGGTATCGAACATCCGGATTCCGGAACGATCGAACGCCGCATGAACGTTTCCTGGCCTCTGGCTGCAAAAGGCGGATTTCAGGGATCGTTGACAGGCGCAGACAACCTTCGCTTCATTTGCCGGATTTATGGTGTCGATTATGCTGATAAAATGAAGTTTGTCGAAGAGTTTGCAGAGCTTGGCCAATATATGCACGAGCCATTGAAAACATACTCGGCCGGCATGCGGGGTCGTTTGGCATTCGCTCTTTCCATGGCCATAGAATTCGACTGTTATCTTATCGACGAAGCCATGTCAGCCGGAGATGCCCGCTTCCGTGATAAATGTCGTTATGAACTGCTTGAAAAACGGGGTGACCGGTCGATCATTCTTGTATCGCACGAACCAAAACAGATGCGTCAATTCTGCACGGTCTTTTATGTGCTTCTGGACGGCAAGATAATTCGTTTCGACGACGGTGATAAAGCATACGGGTTTTATAAAAAAAATTTCAACTGA
- a CDS encoding ABC transporter permease, with product MKELLQSLALQKRVIGALLMRETITRYGRNNIGFLWLFIEPALFTVMITIVWHFTRAGRVTGIPITAMAVTGYASIQLWRNIVNRAKNAVSANNAIMYHRNIHVLDVFISRIVLEMFGSITSFIALSIIFINIGWMDLPQDPLKIILALLLLSWFGASLALIIGSLNTRFEVTDRIWKPLSYGLFLLSGLFFIVDWLSPDAQRIVLLFPMAHGLELLRDGYFGSMFTAHYDMAYMALCCLGLTLSGLFLVDGLSRRVEPE from the coding sequence ATGAAAGAGCTTTTACAATCGCTTGCGTTACAGAAGAGAGTGATCGGCGCGCTGCTGATGCGCGAAACCATTACCCGGTACGGCAGGAATAACATCGGCTTTCTCTGGCTTTTTATCGAACCGGCACTTTTTACTGTCATGATTACGATCGTCTGGCACTTCACGAGAGCAGGACGTGTTACCGGCATTCCCATTACAGCTATGGCCGTCACCGGATATGCCTCGATACAGCTCTGGCGAAATATTGTCAACAGGGCCAAAAACGCTGTGTCGGCAAATAATGCGATCATGTACCATAGAAACATCCATGTGCTCGATGTTTTTATATCGCGCATTGTGCTTGAAATGTTCGGCTCCATAACCTCATTCATTGCGCTCAGTATCATATTCATCAATATCGGATGGATGGATCTTCCTCAAGATCCACTCAAGATTATACTTGCCTTGTTGCTTTTATCATGGTTCGGCGCTTCGCTTGCCCTTATTATCGGTTCGCTCAACACACGTTTTGAAGTAACCGACAGGATATGGAAACCGCTGTCGTATGGCCTGTTTCTTCTTTCCGGCCTGTTCTTTATTGTGGACTGGCTCTCCCCTGATGCTCAGCGTATTGTTCTTCTTTTTCCGATGGCGCATGGTCTCGAATTGTTGCGAGACGGGTATTTCGGCAGTATGTTTACCGCACATTACGATATGGCATACATGGCTCTCTGCTGTCTGGGTCTTACGCTGTCCGGGCTGTTTCTTGTCGATGGCCTGAGCCGGAGGGTCGAGCCCGAATGA
- a CDS encoding polysaccharide biosynthesis/export family protein has protein sequence MLPGSGPKTGSVMDADRSERLRNIKVIDLSQQVVTQLAQAQQQLLFSEVFNTVQQPNLLIGAGDILEVSIWEVPPALFSGVFIDQRSGAGATQKITFPEQMVTQDGTINIPFAGHIPVTGKTTRQIESVITGRLNGKANQPQVLVRTVRNNTANVTVVGEVASSTRMPLTSRTERLLDALAAAGGVRQPVSKMTLQLTRGKTVQAMPLDHIIRDPLQNVVLQSDDVVTLMHQPLSFTAFGATGKNEEVNFEAQGISLAQALARVGGIQDNRADAKGVFVFRFGQKAEEGLTAGMPGASSLYKQPVIYSVNLRDPASFFLAQNFMMQNKDILYVSNAPSSDLQKFLNMVVSVVYPIVNISNAVQ, from the coding sequence ATGCTTCCCGGATCAGGTCCGAAAACAGGATCGGTAATGGATGCGGATCGTTCAGAACGGCTCAGGAATATCAAGGTTATTGATCTCAGCCAGCAGGTCGTTACCCAACTGGCACAGGCGCAACAGCAGTTGTTGTTTTCGGAGGTATTTAACACGGTACAGCAGCCCAATCTGTTAATAGGTGCGGGTGACATTCTCGAAGTCTCGATCTGGGAGGTGCCTCCGGCACTGTTCAGCGGCGTTTTCATCGATCAACGTTCCGGGGCAGGTGCAACCCAGAAAATAACCTTTCCTGAGCAGATGGTAACGCAGGACGGTACCATCAACATACCGTTTGCCGGTCATATACCGGTAACCGGCAAGACGACGCGGCAGATAGAGTCCGTCATCACCGGAAGGTTGAACGGCAAAGCGAATCAACCTCAAGTGCTGGTTCGCACCGTACGCAATAATACAGCCAATGTGACAGTCGTCGGAGAGGTCGCCTCAAGCACCCGTATGCCTTTGACCAGTCGAACCGAGAGACTGCTCGATGCTCTTGCCGCAGCGGGCGGGGTAAGGCAGCCCGTCAGTAAAATGACGCTGCAGCTCACCCGAGGCAAAACCGTTCAGGCTATGCCGCTCGATCACATAATCCGCGACCCTCTTCAGAATGTCGTATTACAGTCGGATGACGTTGTTACCCTTATGCATCAACCGCTCAGTTTTACCGCATTCGGTGCGACGGGAAAAAACGAAGAGGTGAATTTTGAAGCACAGGGAATCTCCCTTGCCCAGGCGCTTGCAAGGGTTGGAGGAATACAGGACAACCGGGCCGATGCTAAAGGGGTATTTGTCTTTCGTTTCGGGCAGAAAGCTGAAGAAGGCCTGACCGCCGGTATGCCGGGAGCTTCGTCACTATATAAGCAACCGGTTATCTACAGCGTGAACCTCAGAGATCCCGCATCTTTTTTTCTTGCACAAAACTTCATGATGCAGAACAAGGATATTCTCTACGTTTCCAATGCGCCGTCATCTGATCTCCAGAAATTTCTGAATATGGTCGTTTCCGTGGTTTATCCTATTGTCAATATTTCAAATGCGGTGCAGTAA